A genome region from Actinomycetota bacterium includes the following:
- a CDS encoding HD domain-containing protein — MSDISRGLIVRIFIILVGCGLFSYFVRDISFEYSDILQFIFFAALVCTAEFFDITLPQGGSISVSPAIILAALLLLPLSNILVATVVGIIITALIRRKMVEMGGVLFPIAVTSITICISGTIFYLLFYLTRGRPYQAAPGELGLFRDFLPLIALCLSYFLIDVGLDQLLHSLKRRTLFLSAFIGGTRLLGPIYAALFSVGILMALLFWEIHYWIAPLFFIPLLVARHSFKLYLDIRRAYYNTIRALASAAETQYPQNCGHAQRVASYAINIAREMGIHGRKLELVGYAALLHDLGKIGVDEDSLDSVLETTSQDGEPPHAVVGAEILEQVEFLRDASNIVRKHHRAFDGERRSEADHPIAARIINVASYYDELTYAEKPEKRLTPNQAVTRIRKQQGFRFDPKVVRALTNILQRRGKLLRR; from the coding sequence TTGTCGGATATATCTAGAGGATTAATCGTAAGAATCTTCATCATTCTGGTTGGTTGCGGGTTATTTTCCTATTTCGTGAGGGATATCTCTTTTGAATATTCCGATATCCTTCAATTCATCTTCTTTGCTGCCTTAGTTTGCACGGCCGAATTCTTTGATATCACATTGCCCCAAGGAGGATCCATTTCGGTAAGCCCTGCTATCATCCTAGCTGCTTTGCTTCTATTGCCACTTTCAAACATCCTCGTTGCAACCGTTGTTGGGATTATCATCACTGCTCTAATAAGGCGGAAGATGGTAGAGATGGGAGGGGTCCTCTTTCCAATCGCTGTGACCTCAATAACAATTTGCATCTCCGGCACCATTTTCTATCTCCTTTTCTATCTAACTCGAGGGCGTCCATACCAAGCAGCCCCGGGTGAACTCGGTTTATTCAGAGATTTTCTACCGCTGATTGCTCTCTGTCTCAGCTATTTCCTCATCGATGTCGGTTTAGATCAATTACTGCATTCTCTGAAGAGGAGAACTCTCTTCCTTTCAGCTTTCATTGGTGGAACAAGGCTCCTTGGACCAATTTACGCCGCTCTATTCTCCGTTGGAATACTCATGGCTTTGCTGTTCTGGGAGATTCATTATTGGATTGCTCCTTTATTCTTCATCCCCCTGTTGGTGGCAAGACACTCCTTCAAATTATATCTGGATATACGTAGAGCTTATTACAATACAATAAGGGCTCTCGCTAGCGCAGCCGAGACGCAGTATCCTCAAAATTGTGGTCATGCACAAAGGGTAGCTAGTTATGCAATTAATATCGCGCGGGAAATGGGTATCCATGGTAGAAAGCTCGAGTTGGTTGGATATGCTGCTTTACTCCATGACCTTGGGAAGATAGGGGTAGATGAGGATTCGTTAGATTCGGTATTGGAGACGACCTCGCAGGATGGCGAGCCTCCACACGCTGTCGTGGGCGCGGAAATCCTTGAGCAGGTCGAATTCTTGAGGGATGCTTCAAACATTGTCCGAAAGCATCATCGGGCTTTTGATGGAGAAAGGAGATCGGAAGCGGATCACCCGATAGCGGCTCGAATTATCAACGTTGCTAGTTATTACGACGAGCTTACCTACGCAGAAAAGCCGGAAAAACGCCTCACCCCAAATCAAGCCGTGACGAGGATAAGAAAACAACAAGGCTTCCGATTCGACCCCAAAGTGGTAAGGGCGTTAACAAATATCCTGCAAAGACGAGGAAAACTCCTCAGGCGCTAG
- a CDS encoding class II aldolase/adducin family protein, with amino-acid sequence MEGYKEEIIQAAKEVYEKGLVIGRVGNISCRVDEGRILISSTGACLGKLSERDLVVLDSEGEKLEGEEEPSTEKWVHIEIYKARPDVNAIVHTHSPYASALAYLKKSLRPVNPEGEYILGRVPVVPPFVYGTRELAEAVRDHLRLGKAALLEMHGVVTVGEDLNEAVNIAELVEEVARINYLIEMLEK; translated from the coding sequence ATGGAAGGCTATAAAGAAGAGATAATACAAGCTGCAAAAGAGGTCTATGAAAAGGGCTTGGTGATTGGGCGGGTAGGGAATATAAGCTGCCGCGTGGATGAGGGAAGGATTTTAATCAGCTCTACCGGTGCTTGCCTGGGCAAACTATCCGAGAGAGATTTAGTGGTTTTAGATTCCGAGGGAGAAAAGCTGGAAGGGGAGGAGGAACCCTCCACTGAGAAGTGGGTGCACATAGAGATATATAAAGCGCGTCCGGATGTCAATGCTATTGTGCACACTCATTCTCCTTATGCCTCAGCCCTGGCCTATTTGAAGAAGAGTTTGCGACCCGTGAATCCTGAAGGTGAGTACATTTTGGGGAGGGTACCGGTTGTTCCTCCTTTCGTCTATGGCACAAGGGAGCTCGCTGAAGCTGTGAGAGACCACCTGAGGTTGGGTAAGGCTGCCCTGTTGGAGATGCATGGCGTCGTGACTGTGGGTGAAGATTTGAATGAAGCGGTGAACATCGCCGAGTTGGTCGAAGAAGTGGCGAGGATAAATTATCTCATCGAAATGCTCGAAAAATAA
- the mtnA gene encoding S-methyl-5-thioribose-1-phosphate isomerase, with product MIKAIEWVDEKVRILDQTKLPLKEDYLEFTNPHQVAEAIKSMKVRGAPALGVAAAFGIALGAKNSTAKTSDQFIDEIERVCEEMSQTRPTAANLFWAIQRMKRLVHKSKNLCVEDLKKVLYEEAMEIAREDEEANRQLGALGAALIEDGDNILTHCNTGTLATGGYGTALGVIRAAWNQGKKIHVYVDETRPLLQGSRLTCWELMKEKIPATLITDNMAGFLMSIGEISKVIVGADRIAANGDVANKIGTYTLAVLAKENNVPFYIAAPTPTIDFNIPSGKQIPIEERNPREVTHIFGQQIAPSGISIANPAFDITPHELIEAIITEKGIVRLPFEINLEKLVRE from the coding sequence TTGATAAAGGCTATTGAGTGGGTTGATGAAAAGGTAAGGATACTGGATCAAACGAAACTTCCTCTTAAGGAAGATTATTTGGAATTCACAAATCCCCATCAAGTCGCCGAAGCCATCAAATCCATGAAGGTTAGAGGAGCTCCTGCCCTTGGGGTGGCTGCTGCCTTTGGCATCGCTCTTGGAGCCAAAAATTCCACGGCGAAAACCAGCGATCAGTTCATCGATGAAATAGAGAGAGTTTGTGAAGAAATGTCCCAGACTAGACCGACAGCCGCCAATCTCTTTTGGGCCATCCAAAGAATGAAGAGGTTGGTGCATAAAAGCAAGAATCTTTGCGTCGAGGATCTGAAAAAAGTCCTATATGAGGAAGCAATGGAGATTGCCAGGGAAGATGAGGAGGCAAATCGCCAGTTGGGAGCCCTTGGCGCAGCACTCATAGAAGATGGGGACAATATACTCACCCATTGTAATACAGGGACTTTAGCCACGGGAGGATATGGCACCGCCCTGGGGGTCATTCGAGCCGCTTGGAATCAGGGCAAGAAAATTCATGTGTACGTGGATGAGACCCGCCCCCTTCTCCAAGGTTCTCGACTGACATGTTGGGAGTTAATGAAGGAAAAAATACCCGCCACTTTAATCACCGATAATATGGCGGGTTTCCTCATGAGCATAGGAGAGATTAGCAAGGTAATTGTGGGTGCCGATAGAATTGCTGCCAATGGAGATGTAGCCAACAAAATTGGAACATATACCTTAGCAGTTCTAGCGAAGGAGAATAATGTCCCCTTCTATATAGCTGCTCCCACGCCCACCATTGATTTTAATATCCCTTCTGGGAAGCAAATCCCAATCGAGGAGCGAAATCCCAGAGAAGTAACTCATATCTTTGGTCAGCAAATAGCCCCAAGTGGGATATCCATAGCCAATCCCGCCTTTGATATCACCCCTCACGAGCTCATCGAAGCCATCATCACTGAAAAAGGGATCGTCAGACTACCTTTCGAGATCAATTTAGAGAAACTCGTTAGAGAATAA
- a CDS encoding HD-GYP domain-containing protein — translation MKKVPISFKAYSIFLTVCASALLFYLVSATPMLSWQHILLFGLLIWLAESFGIDLPKVGAVSVSFALLYAAILLLGPASAALAALSTAVVWRDIKERSSFYRWLANGSLAILDTGIAGLVYLYAHGPILMVKGLSYSDFPWILIPFILCAAAYFLINSSLVSMGIGFLEDISPVNIWLFDCKWAIPNYFALAPLGVILAQIYVKAGPAGIVLLIAPLLIARQTFQVYMELRGAYMGTVKSLVAAVEAKDPYTRGHSERVAEYAEKIARQLHLPEEKIETLKYAALLHDVGKIGITRRILSKPGKLTHAEYRKVEEHPEIGVAIIREIEFLKEVVPAIFHHHERVDGSGYVDGTKGEMIPLMARILAVADSYDAMTSARPYRPALDQETVIEELTTYSGSQWDKILVNALMMGLGLNANPREGEKRKGQMSLVGYI, via the coding sequence TTGAAAAAAGTACCCATTAGTTTTAAGGCATATTCGATATTTTTAACCGTGTGTGCCTCGGCTCTCCTCTTTTACTTGGTGTCTGCCACTCCTATGCTATCTTGGCAGCATATTCTCCTCTTTGGTTTATTAATTTGGCTCGCTGAGTCCTTTGGAATAGATCTTCCCAAGGTGGGAGCGGTCTCCGTTAGCTTTGCCCTCCTATATGCCGCCATTCTTCTTTTAGGACCAGCTTCCGCTGCACTGGCAGCCTTATCCACCGCCGTGGTTTGGAGGGATATAAAGGAAAGATCCTCTTTTTATAGATGGTTAGCCAATGGGAGTCTGGCCATATTGGATACGGGGATAGCGGGTTTGGTTTATCTTTATGCACATGGACCAATTTTAATGGTCAAGGGTCTTAGCTATTCTGATTTCCCTTGGATTCTTATACCGTTTATTCTTTGTGCAGCTGCTTATTTTCTCATTAATAGTTCTTTAGTATCGATGGGGATCGGATTTTTGGAAGATATTTCCCCCGTTAATATTTGGCTTTTTGACTGCAAATGGGCCATTCCCAATTATTTTGCACTCGCACCGTTAGGAGTCATTTTGGCCCAAATCTATGTCAAAGCTGGACCAGCGGGAATCGTCTTACTCATAGCACCCCTCCTCATCGCCAGGCAGACCTTCCAAGTTTATATGGAATTGCGTGGAGCTTACATGGGCACGGTGAAATCCCTGGTCGCTGCGGTTGAAGCCAAGGATCCATATACCAGGGGCCATTCGGAACGGGTCGCGGAATATGCGGAGAAGATCGCGAGGCAGTTACATTTGCCTGAGGAAAAAATCGAAACGCTTAAGTACGCAGCTCTCCTCCATGATGTGGGAAAAATAGGAATTACTCGAAGAATTCTTAGTAAGCCTGGGAAGCTTACCCACGCCGAATATAGGAAAGTCGAGGAACATCCGGAGATAGGCGTGGCCATAATTAGAGAGATAGAATTCTTAAAGGAGGTTGTGCCCGCCATTTTTCATCATCATGAGCGGGTGGATGGTTCCGGTTATGTCGATGGTACTAAGGGGGAGATGATCCCCCTCATGGCTCGAATTTTAGCCGTGGCTGACAGCTATGACGCTATGACATCAGCTCGTCCTTATCGTCCAGCTCTGGATCAAGAAACGGTCATAGAGGAACTCACCACATACAGTGGGTCTCAATGGGATAAAATTTTGGTGAATGCATTAATGATGGGTTTGGGCTTGAATGCTAACCCTCGAGAGGGTGAAAAAAGGAAAGGGCAGATGAGCCTTGTCGGATATATCTAG
- a CDS encoding cold shock domain-containing protein gives MQGRVKWFSAEKGYGFIEREDGEDVFVHFSAIQEEGFKTLREGEKVEFDIVQGDRGPQAANVRRAP, from the coding sequence GTGCAAGGAAGAGTCAAATGGTTCAGCGCAGAGAAGGGGTACGGATTCATCGAGCGCGAAGATGGTGAAGATGTATTCGTTCATTTCTCTGCAATCCAGGAGGAGGGTTTCAAAACCCTACGGGAGGGAGAAAAGGTCGAATTCGACATTGTTCAAGGCGACCGAGGCCCTCAAGCTGCGAATGTCCGCAGAGCTCCCTAA
- a CDS encoding ComF family protein produces MGKLFKGLLNLIYPPRCLVCGCLCGDPLCDECFSSLPLIKFPICLKCGKPCNLQTNECRECRGKHFRFSLARAAGLYDGNLREAIHGFKYHNGRRLAPVFAQLMISRAEQGLFDVDLITYVPLSKGRERKRGFNQSRLLAEEISLRVDKPCEGVLIKAKETVEQNKLSIEERRKNVRGVFSPSSKADLRNKTILLIDDVLTTGATVNECSKILLAQGAHGVNVLTIARSTIYH; encoded by the coding sequence GTGGGAAAGCTGTTTAAGGGCTTGCTAAATTTGATATATCCTCCTCGGTGCCTCGTTTGTGGTTGTCTTTGTGGGGATCCACTCTGTGACGAGTGTTTTTCTTCTTTGCCCTTGATTAAGTTTCCCATCTGCCTTAAGTGCGGAAAACCCTGCAATCTTCAAACCAACGAATGCAGAGAGTGCCGTGGCAAGCATTTTCGATTCTCTTTGGCTCGGGCTGCTGGTCTTTATGATGGGAATTTGCGGGAGGCGATCCACGGGTTCAAATACCATAACGGCAGAAGACTGGCGCCGGTCTTCGCCCAACTGATGATAAGCCGAGCTGAGCAGGGATTATTCGATGTGGATTTGATCACCTATGTGCCCTTAAGTAAAGGAAGGGAGCGCAAGAGGGGTTTTAATCAATCGCGCTTATTGGCTGAGGAGATATCGCTACGAGTCGATAAGCCCTGCGAAGGAGTTCTCATCAAAGCCAAAGAGACTGTGGAACAAAATAAGCTCTCTATCGAGGAGAGAAGAAAAAATGTAAGAGGAGTGTTTTCTCCTTCAAGTAAGGCAGATTTACGAAATAAGACGATTCTTTTAATAGACGATGTCTTAACCACGGGAGCCACGGTGAATGAATGCAGTAAAATCCTCCTCGCCCAAGGGGCGCATGGAGTAAATGTCCTCACCATAGCTCGATCTACTATCTATCACTGA